TTCAAGTCGGGGTTGCGGCGGCTGGCGACGAGCGCGGCCATGTAGAGGGTGGATCTGAGCTCGGCGCGTCCGCCGCGTATGGATCGCTTGCCGCGCATGCCGCCGCTGTCGCGGGCGAAGGGCGCGAGGCCGACGAGGGCTGCGGCCTGCTTGTTGGTAATGCGGCCGAGTTCGTGGAGGTATGAGAGGAAGGCCTGGGTGCTGATGGGGCCGATGGCGGGGATGGATCGCAGGATTTTGGCTTTGCGCGTCATCTCGGCATCAGCCTTGATCAGTTCCTCGATCTTCACCTCGATGCGATCGATATGCGTGGCGATCGAGCTCAGCCTTCTTTTATGTTCGCTCTTGAGGAAGCTGCCCTGCGTGACGCTGAGCCTGTTGCGCAGCGCGGTCTGTTCGGCGAGCGCCGCGGTGCGGGCGCTGACGAGTTCCTGAAGCTCCTCCTGCCGCCGGCTCACCGGCTCGGATGCCGAGAGGCCGAAGCGATCGGCCATCAATGCCAGCATGGCGGCATCGATCGCATCGGTCTTGGCGAGTTTGCCGGCAGCCTCGGCGAACAGCCTGGCCCTCAGCGGATTGACGAGCGCCACCGGCAGTCCGGCATCATGCAGATGGCGTTGGACGTCCCGATGATAGCGCGACGTCGGCTCCATCAGCACCAGCTTCACCGCGAACCGGCCGAGCACCTCGACCAGG
The window above is part of the Sphingomonas sanxanigenens DSM 19645 = NX02 genome. Proteins encoded here:
- a CDS encoding IS110 family transposase, yielding MQGKVEDKSLPEVHVGVDVSKANLDIHIHPVGEQLRVSNDSAGHDRLVEVLGRFAVKLVLMEPTSRYHRDVQRHLHDAGLPVALVNPLRARLFAEAAGKLAKTDAIDAAMLALMADRFGLSASEPVSRRQEELQELVSARTAALAEQTALRNRLSVTQGSFLKSEHKRRLSSIATHIDRIEVKIEELIKADAEMTRKAKILRSIPAIGPISTQAFLSYLHELGRITNKQAAALVGLAPFARDSGGMRGKRSIRGGRAELRSTLYMAALVASRRNPDLKRFYDGLLARGKAPKLALIAVARKLVALANTLITKNRVWAPKPA